A single window of Achromobacter xylosoxidans DNA harbors:
- a CDS encoding DMT family transporter translates to MKNTLMATHLRLVGMAALWGASWSWGKVVAQAMAPLAAASLRFLFASVVLVLWMHRASALRDLKKLTRNQWLGLAAAAMAGVFGYSTFFMLSLQLVPAGKAAIVVTLNPGATLLLAAILFREHLNPAILAGMVLSAIGAYIAISGNGPSAALPGSVGIGELLLLGCVACWVAYTLIGRLVLKGVDALTTTTVTTVIGALLLLLASIGFEGTAAWGALRGAPADAWVSLLALAFGATAVAYAWYFEGVKALGAGAASGYITLVPVFGVLFSSLWLDEPTSKSLFLGAALAISGMALMHVGRRRAELRGQRLARAAREGAPGGKP, encoded by the coding sequence ATGAAAAATACGTTGATGGCCACGCACCTGCGCCTGGTCGGCATGGCGGCGCTCTGGGGCGCGTCGTGGTCCTGGGGCAAGGTCGTTGCGCAGGCGATGGCCCCGCTGGCCGCGGCCAGCCTGCGGTTCCTGTTCGCCAGCGTGGTGCTGGTGCTGTGGATGCATCGCGCGTCCGCGCTGCGCGACCTGAAGAAACTGACGCGCAACCAGTGGCTCGGCCTGGCCGCCGCGGCCATGGCGGGCGTATTCGGCTACTCGACCTTCTTCATGCTGAGCCTGCAGCTGGTGCCGGCCGGCAAGGCCGCCATCGTGGTGACGCTCAATCCCGGCGCCACGCTGCTGCTGGCGGCCATCCTGTTCAGGGAGCACCTGAACCCGGCGATCCTGGCGGGCATGGTCCTGTCGGCCATCGGCGCCTACATCGCGATCAGCGGCAACGGACCGAGCGCCGCCCTGCCCGGCTCGGTCGGCATCGGCGAGCTGTTGCTGCTGGGCTGCGTGGCCTGCTGGGTCGCGTACACGCTGATCGGCCGGCTGGTGCTCAAGGGCGTGGACGCATTGACCACCACCACGGTCACCACCGTGATCGGCGCCTTGCTGCTCCTGCTGGCCAGCATCGGATTCGAAGGCACCGCGGCCTGGGGCGCGCTGCGCGGCGCGCCGGCGGATGCCTGGGTCAGCCTGCTGGCCCTGGCCTTCGGCGCCACGGCCGTCGCCTATGCCTGGTACTTCGAGGGCGTCAAAGCGCTGGGCGCCGGCGCGGCTTCGGGCTACATCACGCTGGTGCCCGTGTTCGGCGTGCTGTTCTCCAGCCTGTGGCTGGACGAACCCACCAGCAAGAGCCTGTTCCTCGGCGCCGCCCTGGCCATTTCCGGCATGGCGCTCATGCATGTCGGCCGGCGCCGGGCGGAACTGCGCGGCCAGCGCCTGGCCCGCGCAGCGCGCGAAGGCGCGCCGGGCGGCAAACCCTGA
- a CDS encoding Bug family tripartite tricarboxylate transporter substrate binding protein: MKRRHFIQACALSLAAVSRVQAQDRVIRIVVPFAPGGSADLIPRLIAGALAERLGQSVIVENRPGAGGAVGALHVSRAAPDGLTLGVATVSTHAIQPAVSARPGYQPLRDFSPISNLADVPNIVSINPRLPAANLVEFVALARRKDGELMFGSPGVGSLGHMMGELLAQTTGARLRHVPYRGAGPALQDAIAGHVDVLCDNLPASLPHVQGGRLRALAVAWPGRVAQLPDVPTFAEAGIPALNDPAWFGLVGPAGMPPALVAALQEAVMAALKRPEVAARIVELGAVPRANAPEEFSRQIGVELEKWRSVAKRANISLEA, encoded by the coding sequence ATGAAGCGCCGTCATTTCATCCAGGCTTGCGCGTTGTCGCTGGCCGCCGTGTCGCGGGTCCAGGCCCAGGACCGCGTCATCCGTATCGTCGTGCCTTTCGCGCCGGGGGGCTCGGCGGACCTGATCCCGCGCCTCATCGCGGGGGCGCTGGCGGAGCGCCTCGGGCAGAGCGTCATTGTCGAAAACAGGCCGGGCGCCGGCGGCGCGGTGGGCGCCCTGCATGTATCGCGCGCGGCGCCGGACGGGCTGACGCTGGGAGTGGCCACGGTCAGTACGCATGCGATCCAGCCCGCCGTCTCGGCCAGGCCCGGCTACCAGCCCCTGCGCGATTTTTCCCCCATCTCCAATCTGGCCGACGTCCCCAACATCGTGTCGATCAATCCGCGACTGCCTGCCGCCAATCTGGTGGAGTTCGTCGCGCTGGCCAGGCGCAAGGACGGCGAGCTGATGTTCGGATCGCCGGGCGTTGGCTCGCTTGGGCACATGATGGGCGAACTCCTGGCGCAGACGACCGGCGCGCGCCTGCGGCACGTGCCGTACCGCGGCGCGGGGCCGGCCTTGCAGGACGCGATCGCCGGCCACGTCGACGTGCTGTGCGATAACCTGCCGGCCTCGCTGCCGCACGTGCAGGGCGGACGCTTGCGCGCGCTGGCGGTCGCCTGGCCGGGGCGTGTCGCGCAACTGCCCGACGTGCCGACATTTGCCGAGGCCGGCATCCCGGCGCTCAACGATCCCGCGTGGTTCGGCCTGGTCGGTCCGGCGGGCATGCCCCCCGCTTTGGTGGCGGCCTTGCAGGAAGCGGTCATGGCGGCATTGAAACGGCCGGAGGTCGCCGCCCGGATCGTGGAATTGGGCGCCGTGCCGCGCGCCAATGCGCCGGAGGAATTCTCCAGGCAGATCGGCGTCGAACTTGAAAAATGGCGGTCGGTGGCGAAACGCGCCAACATTTCCCTGGAGGCGTGA
- a CDS encoding pyridoxal phosphate-dependent aminotransferase — protein MFAPIISALRLSPIQVMAERTRQAIQQGHSVIDMTLGEPDFPTPQHIGEAAIRAIRDGETRYTPINGSTRLREAIVAKFRRDNGIDCSIAEISVGCGGKQVIYQAFLATLSPGDEVIMPAPYWASYSDIVAMNGGVLRPITTSPQRGYALAAADLAAAIGPRTKWLVLNSPSNPSGTAYDRAQLAEFAQVIRQSPHRDFFILVDDIYEHILYDGRAFHTLAQVAPDLADRILTVNGVSKAYAMTGWRLGYACGPRHLIEAMTKLQMQINSHTSSISQAAAVAALEGPQDEVRRRCQAFQRRRDFLHDALSGIAGLHTPRPEGAFYLFPDVRACLGRQAPGGERIADDVALAAYLLRAGVAVVPGSGFGMPGFLRLSYATSDENLRIAAERMAYALGNLT, from the coding sequence ATGTTCGCTCCCATCATCTCCGCTCTGCGCCTTTCCCCCATCCAGGTCATGGCGGAACGAACCCGCCAGGCCATCCAGCAAGGCCACAGCGTCATCGACATGACGCTCGGCGAGCCGGATTTCCCCACGCCGCAGCACATCGGCGAGGCGGCGATCCGCGCCATCCGCGATGGTGAAACCCGCTACACCCCCATCAACGGCAGCACGCGGCTGCGCGAGGCCATCGTCGCCAAGTTCAGGCGCGACAACGGCATCGACTGCTCCATCGCCGAGATCAGCGTGGGCTGTGGCGGCAAGCAGGTCATCTACCAGGCGTTCCTGGCGACCCTGAGCCCGGGCGATGAGGTCATCATGCCGGCGCCTTACTGGGCCTCCTACAGCGATATCGTCGCCATGAATGGCGGCGTGTTGCGCCCGATCACGACGTCGCCGCAGCGCGGTTATGCGCTGGCGGCGGCCGATCTGGCGGCGGCGATCGGCCCCCGGACCAAATGGCTGGTCCTGAATTCGCCCAGCAATCCCAGCGGCACCGCCTACGACCGCGCCCAACTGGCCGAATTCGCGCAGGTCATCCGCCAAAGTCCCCACCGGGATTTCTTCATCCTGGTCGACGATATCTACGAGCACATCCTGTACGACGGACGCGCCTTCCACACCCTGGCGCAGGTGGCGCCGGACCTCGCGGATCGCATCCTGACCGTCAACGGCGTGTCGAAAGCCTATGCCATGACGGGATGGCGCCTGGGCTACGCCTGCGGGCCGCGGCACCTGATCGAGGCGATGACCAAGCTGCAGATGCAGATCAATTCACACACCTCGTCCATCTCCCAGGCCGCGGCGGTGGCCGCGCTGGAAGGGCCGCAGGACGAAGTGCGGCGGCGTTGCCAGGCCTTTCAGCGCCGCCGCGACTTCCTGCATGACGCGCTTTCCGGGATCGCCGGGCTCCATACGCCGCGGCCCGAAGGCGCGTTCTACCTGTTTCCCGACGTGCGGGCCTGTCTTGGCCGCCAGGCGCCTGGCGGCGAACGCATCGCCGACGACGTGGCCCTGGCTGCCTATCTGCTCCGAGCCGGCGTCGCGGTGGTGCCCGGCTCCGGCTTCGGCATGCCGGGCTTCCTGCGGCTGTCGTACGCGACCTCGGACGAGAACCTGCGCATCGCCGCCGAACGCATGGCGTATGCCTTGGGCAACCTGACCTGA
- a CDS encoding thiamine pyrophosphate-binding protein, producing MSTVSQIIGQRLYEAGCRHAFGIPGGEVLSVMRGLDEAGVKFTLVKHENSGGFMAEGAFHRSGAPGVLIATLGPGVANAVNVVANALQDRVPMLFITGCVDEDEAATYTHQVFDHAALMRPITKASLRMSAGAAQAIIDKALAIAMDDPPGPVHVDVPISVALQEVMPARGARRVPPAPVAPADTERFQQARAWLAAARRPVIIAGVEALHHHAQAQVEALVRELRIPLITTYKGKGIVDERSDMVIGGMGLSPLADQVVLPLVREADVVLLAGYDPIEMRVGWRNVWADDARVIEVSATRNTHYMHQSAISFVGDIRHSLAALGAGLAGQSQWTEGAVADIKRAIAAIYRADEEWGPAAIVDVARALLPANTVASVDSGAHRILLSQVWQCHEPRTLMQSSALCTMGCSLPLGIGAKLAEPERPVAVFTGDACLEMTLGELATARDARAPVIVFVFADESLSLIEIKQRANGLPNLGVDFAGTDFAGVARAMGGLGFEVGSRAELAAAIRESLASDRFALISCRIPRKAYDGRI from the coding sequence ATGTCTACCGTTTCCCAGATCATCGGCCAGCGTCTTTATGAGGCGGGGTGCCGGCACGCGTTCGGCATCCCGGGAGGGGAGGTGCTGTCGGTCATGCGCGGCCTGGACGAAGCCGGCGTGAAGTTCACGCTGGTCAAGCACGAGAACTCCGGCGGCTTCATGGCCGAAGGCGCGTTTCATCGGTCCGGCGCGCCCGGCGTGCTGATCGCGACGCTGGGGCCGGGCGTCGCCAACGCCGTCAACGTGGTCGCCAACGCGCTGCAGGACCGGGTGCCGATGTTGTTCATCACCGGCTGCGTCGACGAGGACGAGGCCGCCACCTATACGCACCAGGTGTTCGACCACGCGGCATTGATGCGGCCGATCACCAAGGCATCGCTGCGCATGTCCGCCGGCGCCGCGCAGGCCATCATCGACAAGGCGCTCGCCATCGCCATGGACGACCCGCCGGGGCCGGTGCACGTGGATGTGCCGATTTCGGTGGCCCTGCAGGAAGTCATGCCCGCCAGGGGCGCGCGGCGCGTGCCGCCGGCGCCGGTGGCGCCGGCCGATACGGAGCGCTTCCAGCAAGCCCGCGCCTGGCTGGCGGCGGCCAGGCGGCCCGTGATCATCGCCGGGGTCGAGGCCCTGCATCATCACGCGCAGGCGCAGGTCGAGGCGCTGGTGCGGGAGTTGAGGATTCCGCTGATCACGACCTACAAGGGCAAGGGCATCGTGGACGAGCGCAGCGACATGGTGATCGGCGGCATGGGGCTGTCGCCATTGGCAGACCAGGTCGTGCTGCCGCTCGTCCGCGAGGCCGACGTGGTCCTGCTGGCCGGCTACGACCCGATCGAGATGCGCGTGGGATGGCGCAATGTCTGGGCCGACGACGCGCGGGTGATCGAGGTGTCCGCGACCCGCAACACCCATTACATGCACCAGTCGGCGATCTCGTTCGTCGGCGATATCAGGCACAGCCTGGCCGCGCTGGGCGCCGGGCTGGCGGGGCAGTCGCAATGGACCGAAGGCGCCGTCGCCGACATCAAGCGCGCCATCGCCGCCATCTACCGCGCCGACGAGGAATGGGGGCCGGCCGCGATCGTCGATGTGGCGCGGGCGTTGCTGCCCGCGAACACCGTGGCCTCGGTCGACAGCGGCGCGCATCGCATCCTGTTGTCGCAAGTGTGGCAATGCCATGAACCGCGCACCCTGATGCAGTCCTCGGCGCTGTGCACCATGGGCTGCTCGCTGCCGCTGGGCATCGGCGCCAAGCTGGCCGAGCCCGAACGGCCGGTGGCCGTGTTCACCGGCGACGCGTGCCTGGAAATGACGCTGGGCGAACTGGCGACGGCCCGCGACGCGCGGGCGCCGGTGATCGTCTTCGTCTTTGCCGACGAATCCCTGTCGCTGATCGAGATCAAGCAGCGCGCCAACGGCCTGCCCAACCTGGGCGTGGATTTCGCGGGCACCGATTTCGCCGGCGTGGCGCGCGCCATGGGCGGCCTGGGATTCGAGGTCGGCAGCCGCGCCGAACTTGCCGCCGCGATCCGCGAGTCGCTGGCGTCGGATCGCTTTGCATTGATCTCGTGCCGCATCCCGAGAAAGGCCTACGACGGCCGCATCTGA
- a CDS encoding TetR/AcrR family transcriptional regulator: MSLELSPRAIEIVEQTKLLLAAGGYHGFSYADVSERVHIGKASIHHHFPTKAELVLAVVARHRAQAREGLAGLDRHVEDPLARLTAYTEYWAQCIREGSLPMCICAMLAAELPMIPPEIADEVRAYFGELSGWLASVLEKGVATGHFRLRDGVQAEAQAFMSTVHGAMLTARAVGDPDAFASVTRAAIRQLTAPA; encoded by the coding sequence ATGAGTCTGGAGCTTTCCCCCCGGGCCATCGAGATCGTCGAGCAGACCAAGCTGCTGCTTGCCGCCGGTGGATACCACGGATTCAGCTATGCCGACGTATCCGAGCGGGTGCATATCGGCAAGGCCAGTATCCATCACCATTTTCCGACCAAGGCGGAGCTGGTGTTGGCGGTCGTTGCGCGGCACCGCGCGCAGGCGCGTGAAGGCCTGGCCGGACTCGATCGGCACGTCGAGGATCCGCTGGCGCGGCTTACCGCCTATACCGAGTACTGGGCCCAGTGCATCCGCGAGGGCTCGCTGCCCATGTGCATCTGCGCGATGCTGGCTGCCGAATTGCCGATGATTCCCCCGGAAATCGCCGACGAAGTGCGCGCGTATTTCGGCGAGTTGAGCGGCTGGCTGGCGTCGGTGCTGGAAAAGGGCGTGGCCACGGGCCATTTCCGTCTTCGTGATGGCGTCCAGGCCGAAGCGCAGGCGTTCATGTCCACCGTCCACGGCGCCATGCTGACCGCGCGGGCCGTCGGCGATCCCGACGCGTTCGCCTCGGTTACGCGCGCGGCCATCCGCCAACTGACCGCGCCTGCCTGA
- a CDS encoding LysR family transcriptional regulator, translating into MTDKAAKSLSLKQLELFIALASSDNIASAGARLGMTPSATSHALKTLELTLGAPLIDRNVTGVQLTYAAQQILPHVRDVFASLQVVRATVSASAGLRAGMLTLGSLGASSSLNILPQLLEMFKARYPGVDVFVTEKPDPEMERALIERRIEIGVVALPKPDFDTLPLVSDELMVVLPQGHPLVRLSVIGVKDLAAYPLIMTRAGSQPVITRMFERAGITPRIAHDLSQIMSILEFVRRGQGISVLASLVLPDRYDGLVYRKIGPAVKRRIGLACLNERRLSPAAHAFWTMVREAAPGMTFPVM; encoded by the coding sequence ATGACAGACAAGGCCGCCAAATCCCTGTCGTTGAAGCAATTGGAACTGTTCATCGCGCTGGCGTCCTCGGACAACATCGCCAGCGCCGGCGCGCGCCTGGGGATGACGCCGTCGGCGACAAGCCATGCGCTCAAGACGCTGGAACTGACGCTGGGCGCGCCGTTGATCGACCGCAATGTCACCGGCGTCCAGCTGACCTACGCGGCGCAACAGATCCTGCCGCACGTGCGCGACGTGTTCGCGTCCCTGCAGGTGGTGCGGGCCACGGTCAGCGCCAGCGCGGGGCTGCGCGCCGGGATGCTGACGCTGGGATCGCTGGGCGCGAGTTCGTCGTTGAATATCCTTCCGCAGTTGCTGGAGATGTTCAAGGCGCGCTATCCGGGCGTCGACGTCTTCGTCACCGAAAAGCCCGATCCGGAAATGGAGCGCGCCCTGATCGAGCGCCGCATCGAGATCGGCGTGGTGGCGCTGCCCAAACCCGACTTCGATACGCTGCCCCTGGTGTCCGACGAACTCATGGTCGTGCTGCCGCAGGGGCATCCGCTGGTCAGGCTGAGCGTGATCGGCGTCAAGGACCTGGCCGCGTATCCGCTCATCATGACGCGCGCCGGCTCGCAGCCGGTGATCACGCGCATGTTCGAGCGCGCCGGCATCACGCCGCGCATCGCCCACGATCTCTCGCAGATCATGTCGATCCTGGAGTTCGTCAGGAGAGGCCAGGGCATTTCCGTGCTGGCGTCGCTGGTGTTGCCCGACCGCTACGACGGCCTGGTCTACCGGAAGATCGGCCCCGCGGTCAAAAGGCGCATCGGACTGGCCTGTCTGAACGAACGGCGGCTTTCCCCAGCCGCCCACGCATTCTGGACCATGGTGCGCGAGGCCGCGCCCGGCATGACGTTTCCGGTGATGTGA
- a CDS encoding CaiB/BaiF CoA transferase family protein → MQSMIPGALDGVRILDLSRILAGPSATQLLGDLGADVVKVEKPGEGDDTRKWGPPYVVGKDGRDTDESAYYLSANRNKRSIAIDMATEDGRALLHRLLARADVLVENYKVGGLARHGLDYPSLRQRYPGLVYCSVTGFGQTGPYARRAGYDFLIQGMGGIMSLTGETDGTPMKVGVGIADVMTGMYAAVGILAALRHRDATGEGQQIDISLLDSQIAWLVNAGTNYLASAEVPKRLANGHPNIVPYQVFETADGPMILAVGNDGQFRRFCEVAGIEAVARDERYGTNVARVRHREAVCEAVQAALRTRPRQYWLQSLEAVNVPCGPVNDLREVFEDPHVQERGAHLRMPCDWARDGAVSLLANPLKLSRTPVSYRRAPPRLNEHVDEILRDWGGGARA, encoded by the coding sequence ATGCAGTCGATGATCCCCGGCGCGCTCGACGGCGTGCGCATTCTTGACCTTTCGCGCATTCTGGCCGGTCCCAGCGCCACCCAGCTGCTGGGCGATCTGGGCGCGGACGTGGTCAAGGTGGAGAAGCCCGGGGAGGGCGATGATACGCGCAAATGGGGGCCGCCCTACGTTGTCGGCAAGGATGGCCGCGACACGGACGAGAGCGCCTACTACCTCAGCGCCAATCGCAACAAGCGCTCGATCGCCATCGACATGGCCACCGAGGACGGGCGCGCGCTGCTGCACCGCCTGCTGGCCCGGGCCGATGTGCTGGTGGAAAACTACAAGGTCGGCGGATTGGCCAGGCATGGACTGGACTATCCCAGCCTGCGCCAGCGCTATCCCGGCCTGGTGTATTGCTCGGTCACCGGCTTCGGCCAGACCGGCCCCTACGCCCGGCGCGCAGGCTATGACTTCCTGATCCAGGGCATGGGCGGCATCATGAGCCTGACCGGCGAGACCGACGGCACGCCGATGAAGGTGGGCGTCGGCATCGCCGACGTCATGACGGGCATGTACGCGGCGGTCGGCATCCTGGCGGCGTTGCGCCATCGCGACGCGACCGGAGAAGGGCAGCAGATCGACATTTCGCTGCTGGACAGCCAGATCGCCTGGCTGGTGAACGCGGGCACCAATTACCTCGCCAGTGCAGAGGTCCCGAAGCGGCTGGCCAACGGCCATCCGAACATCGTGCCGTACCAGGTGTTCGAGACGGCCGACGGGCCGATGATCCTGGCGGTCGGCAACGATGGGCAATTCCGGCGTTTCTGCGAGGTCGCCGGCATCGAAGCGGTGGCGCGGGACGAGCGCTACGGCACCAACGTCGCGCGGGTCCGGCACCGAGAGGCCGTGTGTGAAGCCGTGCAGGCGGCGCTGCGCACCCGCCCGCGCCAATACTGGCTGCAATCGCTGGAGGCCGTGAACGTGCCGTGCGGACCGGTCAACGATCTGCGCGAGGTGTTCGAGGATCCGCATGTGCAGGAACGCGGCGCCCATCTGCGCATGCCCTGCGACTGGGCGCGCGATGGCGCGGTGAGCCTGCTGGCCAACCCCTTGAAGCTGTCGCGCACGCCGGTGTCGTACCGGCGTGCGCCGCCGCGCCTGAACGAGCACGTCGACGAGATCCTGCGCGATTGGGGCGGCGGCGCGCGGGCATAG
- the argE gene encoding acetylornithine deacetylase — protein sequence MASSLPDGLHAALSWLERLVACETVSGTASNLPLLGMIEEALRGLGFRIRYTYSPDGRRANLYASHGGDVGGILLSGHTDVVPVAGQEWSRAPFELSREGDRVYGRGVCDMKGFLACVLSVLARLDLKALKRPVHVAFTFDEEIGCIGVRSLLEDLRGLGIRPEACVVGEPTGMAVVRAHKGRHALRCRVLGRAAHSSLSGLGVNAAQVACALVAEITEQAGQLAQREVDEDFYVPFSTMAVCRVHAGQAANVIPESAEFDFDLRFLPGVDPDAVLAPIHARAAELQRRMRDKVEASRVDVFRRTAVPALVSRRDEDGIVARLFQAGAGKGGHVAFTTEAGLYQAAGIPTVVCGPGDIAQAHTADEFIAVEQLALCEGVLARLLAQ from the coding sequence ATGGCATCCTCTCTTCCTGATGGCCTGCACGCGGCCCTGTCGTGGCTGGAGCGGCTGGTGGCATGCGAGACGGTGTCGGGCACGGCATCGAACCTGCCGTTGCTGGGGATGATCGAGGAGGCCTTGCGCGGGCTGGGGTTCCGCATCCGCTACACCTACAGTCCGGATGGGCGGCGCGCCAACTTGTATGCCAGCCACGGCGGCGATGTCGGCGGCATCCTGCTGTCCGGGCATACCGACGTCGTGCCGGTGGCCGGCCAGGAATGGTCGCGCGCGCCGTTCGAGCTGTCGCGCGAAGGCGACCGGGTCTACGGCCGTGGCGTATGCGACATGAAGGGATTTCTCGCCTGCGTGCTGTCGGTGCTGGCGCGGCTCGACCTGAAGGCCTTGAAGCGGCCCGTGCATGTGGCCTTCACCTTCGATGAGGAGATCGGCTGCATCGGCGTGCGCAGTCTGCTGGAGGATCTGCGCGGACTCGGCATCCGGCCCGAGGCCTGCGTGGTGGGCGAGCCGACCGGAATGGCGGTGGTGCGCGCCCACAAGGGGCGGCACGCGCTGCGGTGCCGGGTGCTTGGCCGCGCGGCGCATTCGTCCCTGAGCGGCCTGGGCGTGAACGCGGCGCAAGTGGCCTGCGCCCTGGTGGCGGAAATCACGGAGCAGGCCGGGCAGCTGGCGCAGCGGGAGGTGGACGAGGATTTCTACGTGCCGTTCTCCACCATGGCGGTCTGCCGCGTGCACGCGGGGCAGGCGGCCAACGTCATCCCGGAAAGCGCCGAATTCGACTTCGACCTGCGTTTTCTTCCCGGCGTCGATCCCGATGCCGTGCTGGCGCCGATCCACGCGCGCGCGGCCGAACTGCAGCGACGCATGCGCGACAAGGTCGAGGCCTCGCGGGTCGACGTCTTCCGCCGCACCGCGGTGCCGGCGCTGGTATCCCGGCGCGACGAGGACGGCATCGTCGCGCGCCTGTTCCAGGCGGGGGCGGGCAAGGGCGGCCACGTGGCGTTCACCACCGAAGCGGGCCTGTATCAGGCCGCGGGCATCCCGACGGTGGTGTGCGGGCCGGGCGATATCGCCCAGGCTCACACCGCGGACGAGTTCATTGCGGTGGAGCAGCTGGCGTTGTGTGAGGGGGTCCTGGCGCGCCTGCTGGCGCAATGA
- a CDS encoding LysR family transcriptional regulator: MISPLGPDVPTLRQLELLLSLASADGIASAGAKIGMTPSATSHALRALESTLGVLLIDRNAPQLELTHAGEQILPHVRDVFAALQLIQATANASVGLKSGMLKIGSFGLSSSLRLLPPLLQQFRKLYPGIDLRVFEKADADIVQDLIERRLEIGVVTLPKPQFDTVTIANDELVAVVPARHELASLDTIEVGRLAQFPFILTHAGSQGLVARMFSRADVSLKVTHELSQMLSILDFVARGEGISVVASLALPARYDGVVYKAIAPLTSRRVGLACLNESRLSPAAAAFWKLAKSRSRKKHAPTA; encoded by the coding sequence ATGATTTCGCCCCTCGGGCCCGACGTCCCCACCCTGCGCCAGCTGGAACTGCTGTTGTCCCTGGCCAGCGCCGACGGCATCGCCAGTGCCGGCGCCAAGATCGGCATGACGCCCTCGGCCACCAGCCACGCCCTGCGCGCGCTGGAGTCGACCCTGGGCGTGCTGCTGATCGACCGCAATGCGCCGCAGCTCGAACTGACCCATGCGGGCGAGCAGATCCTGCCGCACGTGCGCGACGTGTTCGCGGCCCTGCAACTGATCCAGGCCACGGCCAACGCCAGCGTCGGCCTGAAAAGCGGGATGCTGAAGATCGGCTCGTTCGGCCTGAGCTCGTCGCTGCGGCTGTTGCCGCCGCTGTTGCAGCAGTTTCGCAAGCTGTATCCGGGCATCGACCTGAGGGTCTTCGAAAAGGCCGACGCGGACATCGTGCAGGACCTGATAGAGCGGCGCCTTGAAATCGGCGTCGTCACGCTGCCCAAGCCGCAGTTCGACACCGTGACGATCGCCAACGACGAGCTGGTGGCCGTGGTGCCGGCGCGGCACGAGCTGGCCAGCCTGGACACGATCGAAGTCGGGCGGCTGGCGCAGTTCCCCTTCATCCTCACGCATGCGGGTTCACAGGGGCTGGTGGCCAGGATGTTCAGCCGGGCCGACGTTTCGCTCAAAGTGACCCACGAGCTGTCGCAGATGCTCTCCATCCTCGACTTCGTCGCGCGCGGCGAAGGCATTTCGGTGGTGGCGTCGCTGGCCCTGCCGGCCAGGTACGACGGCGTGGTCTACAAGGCGATCGCGCCCCTCACTTCCCGCAGGGTCGGGTTGGCCTGTCTCAACGAAAGCCGGCTGTCGCCCGCGGCCGCGGCGTTCTGGAAACTGGCCAAATCGCGCAGCCGGAAAAAACACGCGCCAACCGCGTGA